A single region of the Lagopus muta isolate bLagMut1 chromosome 24, bLagMut1 primary, whole genome shotgun sequence genome encodes:
- the MYBPH gene encoding myosin-binding protein H yields MTGKTAPAAAKKAPASKKAPAPKKEPAHTPKEEPAHTPKEEQAHTPKEEPAHTPKEEPAHTPKEEPAHTPKEEHAPAPAAETPPAPEHHPDAEQPAAPAAEHAPAHEAEATPAHEEGSPPAAPAEAPAPAPEPEPEKPKEEPPSIPLSLAVEEVTENSVTLTWKAPEQTGKSSLDGYVVEICKDGSTDWTAVNKEPFLSTRYKIQDLSSGEKVHVRVKAISASGTSVPATLEQPILIREITDLPRIRLPRQLRQVYVRHVGEAVNLLIPFQGKPQPQVTWTKDNQPLDTSRVNIRNTEKDTIFFIRTAQRSDSGKYQLAVRINGAEDKAILDIRVIERPSPPQNLKLVDVWGFNVALEWSPPADNGNSEIKGYTVQKSDKKSGKWFTVLERCTRTSCTISDLIIGNTYSFRVFSENACGLSETAAVASGVAHIKKTKTVYQPQKIPERDMMEPPKFTQPLTDRATTRGYSTHLFCSVRGFPQPKIIWMKNKMEIREDPKYIAMIEQGVCSLEIRKPSPFDAGVYTCKAVNPLGEASVDCKLDVKMPK; encoded by the exons ATGACTGGCAAaacggctccagctgctgcaaagAAAGCGCCAGCCTCGAAGAAAGCACCAGCCCCAAAGAAAGAGCCGGCACATACCCCAAAGGAAGAGCCAGCACATACCCCAAAGGAGGAGCAAGCACATACCCCAAAGGAGGAGCCAGCACATACCCCAAAGGAAGAGCCAGCACATACCCCAAAGGAGGAGCCAGCACATACCCCAAAGGAAGAGCATGCCCCAGCCCCCGCTGCTGAAACACCCCCAGCCCCCGAGCATCACCCCGATGCGGAGCAGCCTGCGGCCCCTGCAGCTGAGCACGCTCCGGCCCATGAGGCTGAAGCGACTCCAGCCCATGAGGAAGGATCCCCCCCGGCTGCCCCAGCTgaagccccagccccagccccagagCCTGAGCCTGAGAAACCCAAAGAAG AGCCGCCCAGCATCCCCTTGTCCTTGGCTGTGGAAGAAGTGACTGAAAACTCTGTTACACTGACCTGGAAAGCACCGGAGCAGACAGGCAAATCGAGCCTGGATGGATACGTGGTGGAGATCTGCAAAGATGGAA GTACGGATTGGACAGCTGTGAACAAGGAGCCTTTTCTCTCCACCCGCTACAAGATCCAGGACCTTAGCTCTGGTGAGAAGGTCCACGTGCGGGTGAAGGCCATCAGTGCCAGTGGCACCAGCGTCCCAGCTACCTTGGAGCAGCCAATCCTCATCAGGGAGATCACTG ATCTGCCAAGGATCCGCTTACCTCGCCAGCTGCGGCAGGTGTATGTCAGGCATGTTGGGGAGGCCGTGAACCTGCTGATCCCTTTCCAG GGAAAGCCGCAGCCCCAGGTGACCTGGACCAAGGACAACCAACCCCTGGACACCAGCCGGGTCAACATCCGCAACACAGAGAAGGACACCATCTTCTTCATCCGCACGGCGCAGCGCAGCGACTCGGGGAAATACCAGCTTGCAGTGAGGATAAATGGAGCAGAGGACAAAGCCATCCTGGATATCCGAGTGATTG AGCGGCCCAGTCCCCCCCAGAACCTGAAGCTGGTGGATGTGTGGGGCTTTAACGTGGCCTTGGAGTGGAGTCCCCCAGCAGACAATGGAAACTCTGAGATAAAGGGCTACACGGTGCAGAAGTCAGACAAGAAGAGCGGG AAATGGTTCACAGTGCTGGAGCGCTGCACCCGCACCAGCTGCACCATCTCCGACCTCATCATAGGCAACACGTACTCCTTCCGTGTGTTCTCAGAGAACGCCTGCGGGCTGAGCGAGACAGCAGCTGTTGCTTCTGGGGTGGCTCACATCAAGAAGACAA AAACTGTTTACCAGCCACAGAAGATCCCTGAACGGGACATGATGGAGCCCCCCAAATTCACCCAACCCCTGACAGACCGAGCCACCACCCGGGGCTACAGCACTCACCTCTTCTGCTCCGTCCGGGGCTTCCCCCAG CCCAAAATCATCTGGATGAAAAATAAGATGGAGATACGGGAAGATCCAAAATACATAGCAATGATTGAGCAGGGCGTCTGCTCCCTGGAAATCCGCAAGCCCAGCCCCTTCGACGCGGGCGTCTACACCTGCAAAGCTGTGAACCCTTTGGGGGAAGCCTCAGTAGACTGCAAACTTGATGTGAAAA TGCCCAAGTGA